ATCTCCGGCAAGCGCATGGAAAAAATCGAGTGGGGCCCGAACTGGGAAGAAATCCTCGGCACCGAATTCGCCAAGCGCCGCAAGGACAAGAACTTCGACAAGATTCAGGCGGACATTTACGGCGAATACGAAAACACGTTCATGATGTATTTGCCGCGCCTGTGCGAGCACTGCCTCAACCCGACCTGCGCGGCGTCGTGCCCGAGCGGGGCGATCTACAAGCGTGAAGAAGACGGGATTGTCCTGATCGACCAGGAAAAATGCCGTGGCTGGCGGATGTGCATCAGCGGCTGCCCGTACAAGAAAATCTATTTCAACTGGAAGAGCGGCAAGTCCGAGAAATGCATCTTCTGCTACCCGCGGATCGAAGCCGGGATGCCGACTGTTTGCGCGGAAACCTGCGTCGGGCGCATCCGTTATCTCGGAGTGCTGCTGTATGACGCCGACCGCATCAGCGAAGTGGCAAGCACCGCCAATGAGCAGGACCTGTACGAGAAACAGCTGGAGATCTTCCTCGATCCGAATGACCCGGCAGTGATCCGTCAGGCCCTGGCCGATGGCGTACCGCAGTCGGTGATCGATTCAGCCCAGCGTTCGCCGGTCTACAAAATGGCCGTGGACTGGAAACTCGCACTGCCGTTGCACCCGGAATACCGCACCTTGCCAATGGTCTGGTACGTACCGCCGCTGTCGCCGATCCAGAACGCCGCCACTGCCGGCACCGTGGGCATGAACGGGGTGATCCCGGACGTCGACAGCCTGCGTATTCCACTGAAGTACCTGGCCAACCTGTTGACCGCCGGCGATGAAAAACCGGTCAAGCGTGCGCTTAAACGTTTGCTGGCGATGCGTGCCTACAAACGTTCCGAGCAAGTCGATGGCATTCAGGACCTGCAAGTGCTCAAGGATGTCGGCTTGAGTGTGGCCCAGGTCGAGGAGATGTATCGCTACCTGGCGATTGCCAACTATGAAGACCGCTTTGTGGTACCGAGCGCGCACCGTGAAGACGCCATGAGTGACGCCTTTGCCGAGCGCTCCGGTTGCGGCTTCAGTTTCGGCAGCGGCTGCAGCGGCAGCTCCGATACCAACATGTTCGGTGCGAAGAAAGCCAACCGCCGCGACATCCTGAAAACCGTCCAGTTGTGGGAGGAATGAGCATGCAAATTCTCAAAGTGATTTCGCTGCTGCTCGATTACCCGACCGAGACGCTGATTGGCGGTCGCGACGAACTGGAGCAGGCGATTATCCAGTCCCGGGAAATCAGCCCCAAGCAACGCGGCGCGTTGTTCGAATTGCTGGAGCTGATCTGCGCCAATGACTTGATGGACGGGCAGGAGCACTACGGTGCGCTGTTCGGCCGGGGTCGCTCGCTGTCATTGCTGCTGTTCGAACATGTGCACGGCGAATCCCGTGACCGTGGCCAAGCCATGGTCGACATGATGGCGCAA
This genomic stretch from Pseudomonas wuhanensis harbors:
- the narH gene encoding nitrate reductase subunit beta, which translates into the protein MKIRSQIGMVLNLDKCIGCHTCSITCKNVWTSREGMEYAWFNNVESKPGIGYPKEWENQDKWKGGWIRNANGTINPRIGGKFRVLANIFANPDLPSLDDYYEPFDFDYQHLHTAPLGEHQPTARPRSLISGKRMEKIEWGPNWEEILGTEFAKRRKDKNFDKIQADIYGEYENTFMMYLPRLCEHCLNPTCAASCPSGAIYKREEDGIVLIDQEKCRGWRMCISGCPYKKIYFNWKSGKSEKCIFCYPRIEAGMPTVCAETCVGRIRYLGVLLYDADRISEVASTANEQDLYEKQLEIFLDPNDPAVIRQALADGVPQSVIDSAQRSPVYKMAVDWKLALPLHPEYRTLPMVWYVPPLSPIQNAATAGTVGMNGVIPDVDSLRIPLKYLANLLTAGDEKPVKRALKRLLAMRAYKRSEQVDGIQDLQVLKDVGLSVAQVEEMYRYLAIANYEDRFVVPSAHREDAMSDAFAERSGCGFSFGSGCSGSSDTNMFGAKKANRRDILKTVQLWEE